In Campylobacter showae, the genomic stretch AAAGGCGATAGTAGAAGATGTAAGACGTAAGAAATTTTAGCCATTTTGACGGTTCTTTTTGTGCAGAACCGTCAAATTTGACTCTTATGTATGATTTTTAAATTGGGGTAAAGCAAAATTTGAGAGAAACTAAATTTTCAAATTTTGCTTTATGTCTTTTAAAAAACTTTTGTGTGGTAGATGAATTTCGTTTTAAAATTTGCTACCAGGTTGTATTAAATTTAAATACTTTTCTTGTTATCTGCTTTAATAAAATTTATCCCCGCTTTTAGTATAATCGCACATCTTAAATTTAGGAAAATCAATGCAAATCGTCTTTGGTCCCGTTAGCTCGCGCAGGTTTGGCGTTTCGCTGGGTGTCGATCTGTCGCCCGCGCAAAAATGCTGTAACTTTGACTGCGTTTACTGTGAACTCACGGCGGCAAAACCCGTCGCGGCTATAAAAAATCCGCCAAGCGTAGAGCAAGTGATCGCCGAGGTGAAGGCCGCGCTTGTCGTGCATCCGCATATCGACGTCATCACGCTCACGGCAAACGGCGAACCGACGCTCTACCCGGATCTGGCGCGGCTAGTACGCGAGCTAAATTTGATAAAAGGCCGGGCTAAAACGCTCATCCTCTCAAATGGCTCGGGCGCGCTTGATCCTAAAATTTGCGAGGCGCTAAAGGGGCTTGATATCGTAAAATTTAGCCTTGATAGCGCTGTGCAAAAAACCTTTGCTAGGATCGACCGTTCGGACGATAATATCGATGTTGGCGAGCTGGTGGCTGCGATGGCTAAATTTAGGCGAGAATTTAAAGGCGAGCTAGTGCTTGAAATCCTGGTCGTAAAGGGGTTAAATGATACGAAGGTGGAATTTGTGGCGCTAAATGCGGCGCTAAATCAAATTTCACCAGCCCGCGTGGATATAAGTACCATCGACCGCCCTCCCGCATACCCGGTCAAAGGCGTGAGCCGTGAGCTCTTGCATGAGCTTGCGCAGCAAATTTCCGGCGTACTGTGCGTGATAGCGTCGGCAAAATACGGCGATGAAAAATTCGAGCTTAGCAAAGAGGAGCTACTTGAGCTATTAAAACGCCGTCCGCAAAGCGAAAACGACGTGATAAATAGCTTCTCTGAAAGCTCGAAGCAAAATTTGCATGAGCTTTTAGCGGACGGAATGATAAAAGTAGTAGATGCGGCGGGGACTAAATTTTACCGACTTGCGTGATTTCTACGGTAAAATTTACTCTTTTTCTACTAATTTTTTTGATATCC encodes the following:
- a CDS encoding radical SAM protein, translated to MQIVFGPVSSRRFGVSLGVDLSPAQKCCNFDCVYCELTAAKPVAAIKNPPSVEQVIAEVKAALVVHPHIDVITLTANGEPTLYPDLARLVRELNLIKGRAKTLILSNGSGALDPKICEALKGLDIVKFSLDSAVQKTFARIDRSDDNIDVGELVAAMAKFRREFKGELVLEILVVKGLNDTKVEFVALNAALNQISPARVDISTIDRPPAYPVKGVSRELLHELAQQISGVLCVIASAKYGDEKFELSKEELLELLKRRPQSENDVINSFSESSKQNLHELLADGMIKVVDAAGTKFYRLA